From the genome of Rhizobium oryzihabitans:
CTCGGCATATTGGCGGCGCGGCGCAAGTGGATTTATGCCGGCATGCGCCCGGTACTGGACCTGATGCAAACCATTCCGACCTTCGTCTATCTCATCCCGGCGCTGGTGCTTTTCGGTCTCGGCATGGTTCCGGGGCTGATCGCCACCGTTATCTTCGCCATACCGGCACCCGTGCGCCTTACCCGTCTTGGCATCGTCTCGACGCCGCCGGCACTGGTGGAAGCGGCCGTTGCCTTTGGCGCGACACCATCGCAGGTGCTGCGTAAAGTGGAGCTTCCCTTCGCCGCGCCACAGATCATGGCGGGTCTTACCCAGACGATCATGCTGTCGCTGTCGATGGTGGTCATTTCCGCCCTCGTCGGCGCCAATGGCCTTGGCGTGCCGGTGGTGCGTGCATTGAACACCGTCAACATTGCCATGGGCTTCGAAGCCGGGTTGTGCATCGTCATACTGGCGATCGTTCTCGACCGGC
Proteins encoded in this window:
- the choW gene encoding choline ABC transporter permease subunit, producing the protein MEWLSAPENRLPVGRYAKEAIDWLTGNLAFFFDWLSFIFQSVINALLFVLQAPHPLVIVAILTALSAWTRRSVGMPVFTALGLLLIINLGYWKATTETLALVIAASAVCMIIGIPLGILAARRKWIYAGMRPVLDLMQTIPTFVYLIPALVLFGLGMVPGLIATVIFAIPAPVRLTRLGIVSTPPALVEAAVAFGATPSQVLRKVELPFAAPQIMAGLTQTIMLSLSMVVISALVGANGLGVPVVRALNTVNIAMGFEAGLCIVILAIVLDRLFRLPGAEDDL